Proteins from a genomic interval of Desulfovibrio litoralis DSM 11393:
- the rpsL gene encoding 30S ribosomal protein S12 yields MPTINQLIRIERKKIEKRKKTPALQACPQRRGVCTRVYTTTPKKPNSALRKVARVRLSNGLEVTAYIPGEGHNLQEHSVVIIRGGRVKDLPGVRYHIVRGTLDASGVADRRKSRSKYGAKRPKS; encoded by the coding sequence ATGCCTACAATTAATCAGCTTATTCGTATTGAGCGCAAGAAAATTGAAAAGCGTAAGAAAACCCCTGCTCTTCAAGCTTGTCCTCAGCGTCGTGGAGTATGTACCCGTGTATATACAACTACTCCAAAAAAGCCTAACTCCGCTTTGCGTAAGGTTGCTCGTGTGCGCCTTAGTAACGGACTTGAAGTAACCGCTTATATTCCGGGCGAAGGTCATAACTTACAAGAACACTCCGTGGTTATTATCCGCGGTGGTCGTGTAAAAGACTTACCGGGTGTACGTTACCACATAGTACGCGGAACTTTAGATGCTTCTGGTGTTGCTGACCGTCGTAAGAGCCGTTCAAAATACGGTGCTAAACGTCCTAAGTCTTAA
- the tpx gene encoding thiol peroxidase, whose translation MERSGLITFQGNPLTLVGNSVKLGEKAPDFTVLANDLSPRTLDSYKGKVLIISSVPSLDTSVCDTATRQFNKDAACLSDDIKILTISVDLPFAQARWCGAAGIDKVVTLSDHKDLSFGTNYGMAIKELRLLARGVFVVDRNQKLVYTELVNEVTDQVNFNAALEAAKKALA comes from the coding sequence ATGGAACGTTCAGGTCTTATTACTTTTCAAGGAAATCCCCTTACTCTCGTTGGAAACAGCGTTAAACTCGGCGAAAAAGCCCCTGATTTTACTGTGCTTGCTAACGATCTTAGCCCTCGCACTTTAGATAGCTATAAAGGTAAGGTTTTAATTATTAGTTCTGTACCGTCTTTGGATACATCTGTTTGTGATACCGCCACACGTCAGTTTAATAAAGATGCCGCTTGTTTAAGCGATGATATTAAAATTCTTACGATTAGTGTTGATTTACCTTTTGCCCAAGCTCGTTGGTGTGGTGCGGCGGGAATAGATAAGGTTGTTACTCTTTCTGACCACAAAGATTTATCTTTTGGAACAAATTATGGTATGGCTATTAAAGAATTACGCTTGCTTGCACGTGGCGTCTTTGTTGTTGATCGCAATCAAAAGCTTGTTTATACCGAACTTGTTAACGAAGTAACCGATCAGGTTAACTTTAATGCCGCTCTTGAGGCTGCTAAAAAAGCTTTAGCTTAA
- a CDS encoding YkgJ family cysteine cluster protein has translation MTQFKNNNADLFEQLSSVQAKKQGNSLKQNNKVKGASKEKIGLFQRLALLYDNMQTAYNLVAKEAGLDCRGCKDNCCYSYFRHHTFVEWAYLWRGLQALPKDVYQKIYERAKKYVIETHLAESNNTIPRLACPLLDETSGRCELYEYRLMICRLHGTKNIMHLENSQKSESEILTESSSKIQTFPGCVRYVELMHNFENPPSLDRTEFYQELAKLEFEFRVKKNMLNSRIDLTIAEMIVSGIPKNK, from the coding sequence ATGACTCAATTTAAAAACAACAATGCTGATTTGTTTGAACAATTAAGTTCAGTTCAGGCAAAAAAACAGGGTAACAGCTTGAAACAAAATAATAAAGTTAAGGGAGCGTCAAAAGAAAAAATAGGTTTGTTCCAACGCTTGGCTTTACTTTATGACAATATGCAAACAGCTTATAACCTTGTAGCAAAAGAAGCGGGCTTAGATTGCCGTGGTTGTAAAGATAATTGTTGTTACAGCTATTTTCGGCATCATACTTTTGTTGAGTGGGCTTATTTGTGGCGTGGTTTACAAGCTTTACCAAAAGATGTTTACCAAAAAATTTATGAACGTGCCAAAAAATATGTAATTGAAACTCACTTAGCCGAAAGCAACAATACCATTCCACGCTTGGCTTGTCCGCTTTTGGACGAAACAAGCGGGCGTTGTGAGTTATATGAATATCGTTTGATGATTTGTCGCTTACACGGCACAAAAAATATTATGCACCTTGAAAATAGTCAAAAATCTGAAAGCGAGATTTTAACCGAGAGCTCGTCGAAAATTCAAACTTTTCCGGGTTGTGTGCGTTATGTTGAACTTATGCATAATTTTGAAAACCCGCCAAGCTTGGATAGAACAGAATTTTATCAGGAACTGGCAAAGCTGGAGTTTGAGTTTCGAGTGAAAAAAAATATGTTAAATAGTCGTATTGATTTAACTATTGCGGAAATGATCGTTAGCGGAATTCCTAAAAATAAATAG
- a CDS encoding DUF4424 family protein, with the protein MLKHLIIFILVLFFPMAVRAEWQNAVQNPQMQIVPQDAFKILDANISISNDKLSVAYTMQSWLNGDVLVQFDLLPYAWFGDVVIYLDRSFSELDVSLNEKKIEYNKRYNALIGNKDITDDLEKSGISPTILNDYSKWIQDSADNRKQYADMLAKNYMINVPDHQYIPRWWVHPYYWFSFSGKSDVPFKLEYQHTILWGADSFKVSEMKKNEKSIFASLLQIKPDEFQKIFSKLGLKDDAYCKLTQTRIPWVNIAKLYPIKNISIQLVNDSKKPQIIFLRISDKYIYSTEKTLSINLTDIAPQEDLWVVIFSQ; encoded by the coding sequence ATGTTAAAACACTTAATAATATTTATACTAGTTTTATTTTTTCCTATGGCGGTGCGTGCCGAGTGGCAAAACGCCGTGCAAAACCCACAAATGCAAATTGTTCCACAAGATGCTTTTAAAATATTAGACGCTAACATTTCTATTTCTAATGATAAGTTGAGTGTAGCATATACAATGCAATCGTGGCTGAATGGTGATGTGTTGGTGCAATTTGACTTATTGCCTTACGCCTGGTTTGGAGATGTCGTAATATATCTTGATAGAAGTTTTTCTGAGTTAGATGTAAGCCTAAACGAAAAAAAGATTGAATATAACAAGCGATATAATGCACTTATTGGAAATAAAGATATTACAGATGACTTAGAAAAAAGTGGTATATCCCCAACTATTCTCAACGATTATTCAAAATGGATTCAAGATAGTGCTGACAATAGAAAGCAGTACGCTGATATGCTTGCTAAGAATTATATGATTAATGTGCCTGATCATCAATATATACCAAGGTGGTGGGTACACCCTTATTACTGGTTTTCGTTTTCTGGAAAGAGTGATGTTCCCTTTAAATTAGAATATCAACACACCATACTTTGGGGAGCAGATTCTTTCAAAGTGTCTGAGATGAAAAAAAATGAAAAATCAATTTTTGCCTCATTGTTGCAAATAAAGCCAGATGAATTTCAAAAGATTTTTTCAAAGCTTGGGCTGAAAGATGATGCATATTGCAAGCTAACCCAAACTCGTATCCCATGGGTAAATATTGCAAAATTATACCCGATAAAAAATATTTCCATTCAGCTTGTGAATGATTCTAAAAAACCACAAATAATTTTTTTGCGTATAAGCGACAAGTATATTTATTCTACGGAAAAAACCTTGTCTATAAATTTGACTGATATTGCACCCCAAGAAGATTTATGGGTAGTAATTTTTTCGCAATAA
- the rpsG gene encoding 30S ribosomal protein S7, protein MPRKGSVPRREVLPDPVYNSRLVARFINRLMYNGKKGVAEKIMYSALKQLAEKTNEDAIKAFEKAMDNVKPHLEVKARRVGGATYQVPMEVRPDRQGALSIRWLINYARARGEKGMMNKLSAELLDAFNSRGGAVKKREDTHRMAEANKAFAHYRW, encoded by the coding sequence ATGCCTCGTAAAGGATCTGTTCCCCGGCGGGAGGTGCTGCCTGATCCGGTCTATAACAGCCGTTTGGTAGCACGCTTTATTAACCGCCTTATGTATAATGGTAAGAAAGGTGTGGCTGAAAAAATTATGTACAGCGCACTCAAACAACTTGCTGAAAAAACAAATGAAGATGCAATCAAAGCTTTTGAAAAGGCTATGGATAACGTTAAGCCTCATTTAGAAGTAAAAGCACGTCGTGTTGGTGGTGCTACTTATCAAGTTCCTATGGAAGTTCGCCCTGATCGTCAGGGTGCTTTGTCTATTCGTTGGCTTATTAATTACGCTAGAGCCAGAGGCGAAAAAGGCATGATGAATAAATTGTCTGCTGAACTTTTGGATGCATTTAATAGTCGTGGCGGTGCTGTAAAAAAACGCGAAGACACTCATCGTATGGCTGAAGCTAACAAGGCTTTTGCTCATTACCGCTGGTAA
- the fliM gene encoding flagellar motor switch protein FliM: MNKILAQDEVDALLRGLSGGEVETNGDPAMADDMGYVSFDLANQDRIIRGRMPVLEIVNDRFARLCTTALSNSVRKRVELNPISIDMTKFGEFMRSLPVPTSINIFKMEPLRGNAIIVVDARLVFALVENFFGGQGSQPKIEGREFTRIEQAIVDKVVKIALDNMEESWRPVHDVNLELVRSEINPQFAAIVPPSDVVVVITFEVELETAIGSLIICLPYATIEPIRSKLHASFQTERLEVDHTWVSRLRERIMETSVELKVNFGKTQITGNQLMRLKVGDVILLDTDTDSLFDVTVANVLKYQAISGTVKGNKAIQIIREEEPKYT; encoded by the coding sequence ATGAATAAGATTTTGGCACAAGATGAAGTAGACGCTCTTTTAAGGGGGCTTTCCGGCGGTGAGGTCGAGACAAACGGCGATCCCGCAATGGCAGACGATATGGGCTATGTCTCTTTTGACCTTGCCAACCAAGACCGAATAATCCGCGGACGCATGCCCGTTCTTGAAATTGTCAACGATCGTTTCGCTCGCCTTTGTACTACTGCCCTATCAAACTCGGTTAGAAAAAGAGTCGAGTTAAACCCGATCTCTATCGATATGACAAAATTTGGCGAATTTATGCGCTCCCTTCCTGTTCCGACCAGTATTAACATCTTTAAAATGGAACCGCTTCGTGGAAACGCAATTATAGTTGTTGATGCCAGACTCGTCTTTGCCCTTGTTGAAAACTTTTTTGGCGGTCAAGGTAGTCAACCTAAAATAGAAGGACGAGAATTTACCCGTATAGAACAAGCCATAGTTGATAAAGTCGTTAAAATCGCTTTGGACAATATGGAAGAATCTTGGCGCCCTGTGCATGATGTCAATCTTGAACTTGTACGTTCTGAGATTAACCCACAGTTTGCGGCGATTGTTCCACCGAGTGATGTTGTTGTTGTTATTACCTTTGAGGTCGAACTTGAAACAGCTATCGGCTCTCTGATTATCTGCCTTCCTTACGCAACAATAGAACCTATTCGTTCAAAACTCCACGCCAGCTTCCAAACCGAACGCTTAGAAGTTGACCATACTTGGGTTTCTCGCTTAAGAGAACGTATTATGGAAACAAGCGTTGAGCTTAAAGTAAATTTTGGAAAAACCCAAATTACCGGAAATCAACTTATGCGTCTTAAAGTTGGCGATGTCATTTTATTGGACACAGACACAGATTCTCTTTTTGACGTTACTGTTGCCAATGTCTTAAAATATCAGGCAATCTCCGGAACGGTAAAAGGCAACAAAGCTATACAAATTATTCGAGAAGAAGAACCGAAATATACTTAA
- the fusA gene encoding elongation factor G gives MSREIPVSKMRNFGIMAHIDAGKTTTTERILFFTGVSHKIGETHDGESTMDWMEQEKERGITITSAATTCFWREHQLNIIDTPGHVDFTMEVERSLRVLDGAIAVFDAVAGVEPQSETVWRQANRYKVPRICFINKMDRMGANFERCVDMIRDRLKATPVALQIPIGAEDKLEGVIDLINSKALVFDKASHGSEIAVTEVPDNLKDEYEIKRAEMIDAVAEYDEAVMEKYLSGEELSVEEIELCIRKATIAQDIVPVMCGSAFRNMGVQPLLDAVVNYLPSPLEIDQMVGIHVDTKAEVICESDDKAPMAGLIFKLFSDPYIGHLSFVRIYSGFLESGMTVLNSASGKKERVGRILKMHANKREEIKWAGAGDIVAIVGLKIAGTGDTLCDIDTPIALESLDVPEPVIEVAIEPKTKADRDALSAALNKLAKEDPSFRVKGDEETGQTLIAGMGELHLEIIVDRLTREFSVNANVGKPQVAYRETISKPAKEDCKYAKQSGGRGQYGHVVIEIEPNHEKGYEFVNSIVGGVIPKEYIPAVDKGIKDALKSGVLAGFPTVDIKVNLIFGSYHDVDSSEQAFYIAGSMAVKDAIRKAGPMILEPIMDVEVVTPEDYVGDVMGDLTRRRGRVQSSEVRIGSQAIRAQVPLSEMFGYATDLRSRTQGRANFTMQFHHYEKVPNNISEEIAKKKA, from the coding sequence GTGTCTAGAGAAATTCCTGTTTCCAAAATGCGTAACTTCGGTATTATGGCTCACATTGATGCCGGAAAAACTACGACAACTGAACGAATTTTATTTTTTACCGGTGTTTCACACAAAATTGGTGAAACACATGATGGCGAATCCACAATGGACTGGATGGAGCAAGAAAAAGAGCGTGGAATTACCATCACCTCTGCTGCAACCACCTGTTTTTGGAGAGAACATCAGCTAAATATTATTGATACACCGGGCCACGTTGACTTTACTATGGAAGTTGAACGTTCCCTTCGTGTTCTTGATGGTGCGATTGCTGTTTTTGATGCCGTTGCCGGTGTTGAACCTCAATCTGAAACCGTATGGCGTCAGGCTAACCGTTATAAAGTTCCTCGTATCTGTTTTATCAATAAAATGGACCGTATGGGTGCTAACTTTGAGCGTTGCGTTGATATGATTCGTGATCGCTTAAAGGCTACTCCCGTTGCTCTTCAAATTCCTATTGGTGCAGAAGATAAATTAGAAGGCGTTATCGACCTTATTAACAGTAAGGCGTTGGTTTTTGATAAAGCCAGCCACGGTAGCGAAATTGCCGTTACTGAAGTGCCTGATAACTTAAAAGACGAATACGAAATCAAGCGTGCTGAAATGATTGATGCTGTCGCTGAATATGACGAAGCAGTCATGGAAAAATATCTTTCTGGCGAAGAACTTAGTGTAGAAGAGATTGAACTTTGTATTCGTAAAGCAACTATAGCTCAAGATATAGTGCCAGTAATGTGTGGTTCTGCATTCCGTAACATGGGTGTTCAACCTTTACTTGATGCTGTTGTAAACTATTTGCCATCACCTCTTGAGATTGACCAAATGGTTGGTATTCATGTTGATACAAAAGCAGAAGTAATTTGTGAGAGTGATGACAAAGCCCCTATGGCTGGTCTGATCTTTAAATTATTTTCTGATCCATATATCGGACACTTGTCTTTTGTAAGAATTTATTCTGGCTTCTTAGAATCCGGAATGACTGTTCTTAACTCTGCTAGTGGCAAAAAAGAACGTGTTGGTCGTATTTTAAAGATGCACGCCAATAAAAGAGAAGAAATTAAGTGGGCTGGAGCTGGCGATATCGTAGCTATCGTTGGTTTAAAAATAGCTGGAACTGGTGATACTCTTTGTGATATAGATACTCCTATTGCTCTTGAATCTCTTGATGTTCCTGAGCCAGTTATTGAAGTAGCTATTGAGCCAAAAACTAAAGCGGACAGAGATGCTCTTTCTGCTGCTTTAAATAAGCTTGCTAAAGAAGACCCTTCTTTCCGTGTAAAAGGCGACGAAGAAACAGGTCAGACCCTTATCGCCGGTATGGGTGAATTACACTTAGAAATTATTGTTGACCGTTTAACTCGTGAGTTTAGCGTTAATGCTAACGTTGGTAAACCACAAGTTGCTTATCGTGAAACTATTTCTAAACCTGCCAAAGAAGATTGCAAGTATGCAAAACAATCTGGTGGTCGTGGTCAATATGGTCACGTTGTAATCGAAATCGAACCTAACCACGAAAAAGGTTATGAGTTTGTTAACTCTATTGTTGGTGGTGTTATTCCTAAAGAATACATTCCTGCGGTTGATAAAGGTATCAAAGACGCCCTTAAGAGCGGTGTTTTAGCAGGATTCCCAACTGTTGACATTAAAGTTAACTTGATTTTTGGTTCTTATCACGATGTTGACTCCTCTGAACAAGCGTTTTATATCGCTGGTTCTATGGCTGTTAAAGATGCGATCAGAAAAGCCGGTCCTATGATTCTTGAACCTATCATGGACGTTGAAGTTGTTACCCCAGAAGATTACGTTGGTGATGTTATGGGTGATTTAACTCGTCGTCGTGGTCGTGTTCAAAGTTCTGAAGTGCGTATTGGCTCTCAAGCTATTCGTGCTCAAGTTCCTCTTTCTGAAATGTTTGGTTATGCGACTGACTTGCGTTCACGCACTCAAGGTCGTGCTAACTTTACTATGCAGTTCCATCACTATGAAAAGGTTCCAAATAACATTTCTGAAGAAATTGCAAAGAAAAAAGCTTAA
- the thrB gene encoding homoserine kinase encodes MSENNKEQKAVQKILPDECIIFIGMAASGKSTIGREFANLLGWPHVDTDYIIESVYAAPLQAIADSVDKESFLDIEAGVLSRLNLKKVVISTGGSAVYREYAMEHLKTIGKIIHIDVPLPIILERIARKPERGLAINPGQTIEDLYNERRALYEKHSHYTVQGGEDSALNYAQKIVDLLQIKS; translated from the coding sequence ATGTCAGAGAACAATAAAGAACAAAAGGCGGTTCAAAAAATACTGCCTGATGAATGTATCATTTTTATTGGCATGGCCGCCTCAGGGAAAAGCACTATCGGACGAGAGTTTGCCAATCTTTTGGGTTGGCCTCATGTGGATACCGATTATATTATAGAATCGGTCTATGCCGCCCCCCTACAAGCTATCGCCGACAGTGTTGATAAAGAGAGCTTTTTGGATATTGAAGCGGGGGTTTTATCAAGGCTTAATCTTAAAAAGGTTGTTATTTCAACGGGTGGAAGTGCCGTTTATCGTGAATATGCTATGGAACACTTAAAAACAATAGGTAAAATTATTCATATTGATGTACCGCTTCCGATTATTTTAGAGCGTATAGCGAGAAAGCCTGAGCGAGGTTTAGCGATTAACCCGGGGCAAACGATTGAAGATTTATATAACGAACGCAGGGCGTTATATGAAAAACATAGTCATTATACCGTTCAAGGCGGTGAAGATTCGGCTTTGAATTATGCTCAAAAAATTGTTGATTTGTTGCAGATAAAATCATGA